TCATGTGCAAGCAATGTTTGGTAGTACGCTTTTCTCACCTTGGTCACTGTCTCGATATGTTTCGCCTGATATAAATCACGCGCAAGGTGCGAATACACATGCGCCGCTCCGACTCCAACAAATACAGCACCATTAAAAATAACCTGTTTAAAATTCAGTGATGCAGTTGCCGAATAATCAGGCGACATAGACCCCGGCAATTGTATTAACTCGCCGGTCGGTTTTGGATAATGCGTTGAATCGCCCATAAGTTTATACAACGGGTATAAAAGATAATCGGGGAAATATGTGATCGGTTTATCGATCAGGTGAACAAAATTTGCGGATAGGTCGATTGAAGGCATCGCATATCCCCACGCTTCGAGGACACGGGCATCCGATTTTTTCACTTCCAGACGCGCACTTTCCAAATCCGGATTGTGTTTTATTGCAAAGCGCACAGCTTCTTCTAATGTCAGGCGCCGTGCTGTCGTATCCTGCCCCCGCGAACGCTCCATAAAAACCATGAGCATCAATGGCACAAGTAAGAGCAGTACTGTTCGTTTTCGGACCATGTATCCCTCGTCAGAATGTTTTAAATTTACGTTACTACTATTTGCTGAATAAATCTACGATAGTACGCATGAAAACAGGTATAAAATAAAAGAGGCACGAAGTTCAGTCCGTGCCTCTTCATTTCAGGAGCTTTTATTTCACATCAGCATATTCTATTTCGCCGTCTGATGTGACGACAGTGCGTCTTTTTCTTTTGTCAAAAAGAGATGAAGGTTTCTTAAAGAATCCAGGAATCTTTTCCTTCCATTCATCCACTTTCATATAGACCACAGGAACAACGATCAGCGTCAGGAAAAGCGAGCTTGTCAATCCGCCGATGATCGCCCATGCCAGACCAGACTTCCATTCTGAGCCGGACGCTGTCGATAATGCAATCGGCATCATACCAAAAATCATAGTAAATGTCGTCATCAAAATCGGACGCAGCCGTGATTTCGCCGCTTCGAGCAGCGCATCGTACACCGATAATCCTTGTTCCAGCCTTGTCTGATTCGTCCTATCAACAAGGAGAATTGCATTCTTAGTCACAAGGCCGATCAGCATAATAATGCCGAGGATTGTAAAGATGCTGAGTGATTTTCCTGAAACAGCCAGTGCCACCATTGCGCCGACCATTGCGAGTGGAATCGCAAAAAGAACCACAAAGGGATAGACATACGAATCGTACAACGCCACCATAATCAGGTATACAAAGAGAATCCCGATTAACATAGCAAGAAAAAGATCGATGAAGCTATCGCCGCGCATCTTTTCCATACCGAGGTACGAAAGTGAGATTCCGGTTGGAAGCTGTACACCCGCAATTTTATTTTTAAAATCCTGCATAATCGTACCTGTCGGCCTGCCCAGTGTTTGACCCGAGACATAGACGACACCAATGCGGTCTCTCCGTTCCAACTTTGTTGGTCCGGAAGACATGAACACATTCGCAAATTGTTTCAGTTCTATTAGCTGGCCTCGGTTATTCATAAAAGTGATACTGCCGATACTTTCTGTCTGCGATCGATTGTATTTATCGAACTGTATGCGAATGTCATATTCATTTGTACCGTCACGGAATTTCGAATCGTTGTCTCCTGTCAATGCCACGCGCAATGTTGTACCGACATCCGCAACGGATAAACCGAGCTGCGCCAATTTTGCACGATCGATCTCAACTTGCATTTCCGGTTTTCCCGATTCCGAGGAAAGACGAACGTCTGTAGTGCCTTCCACAGAATTCAGGATCTGCTTTACTTGCGCTGCGGCCTGCATGATGAGTTTATTGTCCGTACCGCTTATACCTATTTGAATCGCAGCTTGATCGGAAGATCCAAAGATACCGATCGGATTGACGTAGACCTTTGTTCCCGGAATCTCGCGCACCTTCGTTTTGATTTCCTCACCCACCTGCGAAGTGGTTTTCTTGCGATTTTCCTTCGGAATAAGTGCCACATTAAACTGTACCAGGTTATTGCTTGACAGAGTAAGAGCACCACTTTCTTGTGCACCAACTCCTGTGAAAACTTTCTTTATTTCCGGCATTTGAGATAATATCCGTTCTATCTGTAGCGCTGTTTGGTTGGTCTGCTCCACTGAGGAACCGGGCATCAATTCAACAGACACACCAAACTCACCTCGATCCGACTGCGGCATGAATTCATTCCCGATGAGTCCGAAGGCAGGAATCAATAGAGCTAAAATAAATACGCCGGTTGCTCCGAGAGCAACTTTTGCCTTGTTGACAAGAGACCATTTGAGCATCTTCTGATAAACATCAGAGAACCTGTGATAGAACCGTTCAAATGCGAGCGCAAATCTTCCCAGTAAGGTTCTATCTGTCAATCGTTCCAATTTCGCGAAACGCGATGCGAGCGTCGGCGTAATAGTAAATGACACAAAGAGACTCATTAAGGTTGCACCAACAACAACAAGAGCGTATTGCCGCATAATTTGCCCGACAATACCGGAGACTAACGACAACGGCAAGAACACGACCACATCCACCATGGTGATGGAGAGCGCAGCTAAACCGATTTCATTTCTTCCGCGTATTGCTGCCGTACGGGATTCTTCTCCTTTTTCAATATGATGATATATATTTTCCAGAACGACGATCGAGTCGTCGACCAGGATGCCAATCACGAGCGACAACCCGAGCAGCGTCATCAAGTTCATAGAAAAATTCAACGCATACATAATCACAAATGTTGCGATCAAGGAAGAAGGAATAGCGACAAGCACGATCAGTGAATTCCGAATGCTGTGCAAGAAGAGCAGCATCACGATCGCAACCATCATAATTGCAAGCATGAGATCTTTTTTCACTGCATTTGCGGAGTCGAGTGTAAAGGTTGATGTGTCCTGCGCTATATCAAAAATGATTCCCTGTTCCTTATACTCAGCCTGAATCTTTTGTAATTCCTCCCGCACGAGTTTACTGACGCTCACCGCATTGGCATCGGATTGCTTGACAACCTGAATACCAACAGAGGTCAGTCCGTTGACACGGTTCATTTGTTCATATTCTTTGATTCCATCCTGCACTTCTGCAACATCCCGCAAGCGAATATCTCCGCCCTGACGTGATCGCCCCACAACAAGATCCCTGAGATCTTCGATAGTTTTGAATTTCCCTGCGATGCGAACCACAAACTGTGCATCCTCATCCTTTATCTTTCCCGTCGGAAAATCCATATTTGCGGACCGCACCGCCTGAACAATCTGCAGAATAGACATCCCATACGCACGCACCTTTTGAGCGTCCATGTTTACTTTGATCTCGCGTTCTTCTCCGCCCGTAAGAGAGACCTGGGCAACACCGGCAATTTTGGATATCCGCGGCTGCACACGGTCTGTTAAAAACTGAAAGAATTCCCGAGAATCCATTTGACTGGTCACACCCATACGCAAGACCGGAATTTCATCAAAGGCAATCTTGGATACAACCGGTGCTTTTGCATCTGTCGGAAGCTTAGCGAGAATCGCATTCACCTTGCGCGATGCGTCCTGCACCACATTGTCGATGTCTGCGTCCTGTTTGAATTCAATGATCACGAGCGACATACTTTCAAACGACCTGGAGCTGACAGCGTCAATTTTATCGATTCCCGATACAGCATCTTCAATGATTTTGGAAACGTTATTTTCCACTTCGTATGGAGATGCACCGGGGTAAATCGTCTGCACCACGACCACGGGAATGGACATCTTCGGAAGCAGCTCATATTTCAACTGGAAATAGCTGAATAATCCCAGCACAGCTATGACCGTAAAGACTACCACCACAAGTGTGGGACGTTTTATAGATAATTCAGTAATCGTCATTGTTCTATTCCTTTATCTCTCATTACTTTCGGACAATCACTGGAGCGTTATCACTTAAATTATTTTGACCGTTCACCACGATCTGTTCACCTTCCTGCAAACCGCTCAGGACTTCAATGTCCGTCCCTAATTCTTTTCCCGTGACCACTGAACGGAGGTTTGCCACATTATTCTTGATCACATACAGCGCTGCATTTTTTACACTTCCAACAATGGATTCACGGGGAATCACAATAGCGGCGCCGGATATTTTTGGAGTGAATCTGACTCTGCCGAACATCCCGGCTTTGATTTGCTGCTTGGAATTATTCAACACGACTTCCACGGGGTACGTATGACCTTCATCACCCTTTGATGAAATACTAAAAATGGATCCCGTAAACACCGAATTCGGAAACACATCCGTTGTCACTTCAACCTTCTCACCGACCTTCAACCGGATGACATCTTTTTCTGCAACGCTCACTTTCACCTTCAGCCGGGAGATATCCACCACATTCGCAACGAGCGTTGCCTGCGGCGCACCCATCACCATGGAGCCAATATTGACATACCGTGCTGTTACAATACCTGAGATAGGTGTCGTAATTTTCGTATCGGTAAACTGGCGCCGGGCGACGATATACTGTGCTTCCGCCGATTGATAACTCCAGCGCGCCTGTTCAATCTGCGAATCAGAGATGGACCCTTCTTTATAAAGAGCCTCATATCGTTCGAGGTCTTTCTTTGCCTTCTCATACGAGACGTTCGCTGCTTTATAGGCAGCTTCCTTCAACTCGCTGTCTACTTCAACCAGTACCGCTCCGGCTTTTTTATAGTCACCAACTTCTGCATCGATTTTCACAACCCGCCCCGAGGTTTCTGAGACCACGGCAACATCATTGTATGCTACAATGGTACCGACCTGAGAAAAGCTGTCCGTCATATCTTTCTTAGCCGCTGTGATTACCGAGACAGAATAGGATGTGGATATTGTTTTTACTGCACTGTTTTGACTATCGCTTCTTGCTTTGTTGCACGAATAGATGCCAAAGACCAATGCTATCAGCGTTATGCCTAATAAGAAATATTTTATTGTCGTGTTCATTGTTCGTATCCTTTTGTTATCAATCCTTGTTATTCGCCTATTGATTTTGAAAGCCGCGCCATGGAAAGTTCATAATCCACTAACGACTGTGTCAGGTTCAGTTTTGACTGTAGTAATGCGACTTCCGCATCAAGCAATTCAGAGTTCGGGGTAAGCCCCTTTTTATATTTATCATTCATAATTCGGTAGTTTTCTTCCGCTTGTTTTACTCCCAGCTCGGAGACCGCTTTCCGTTCTTTTGACTGATTCACACCCAGGTAACTTTGCATTACTTCCAGCATCACACCGTCTCGTATCATCGACAATCCTTCCTGCGCCTGAGCCAGCTGTGCCTGGGCTTGATTGGACTGGTACCCAGTTTGCCACCAATTCCAGATATCGAATGAAACCGACAGAGTGACATCCCATGTTTCCTTGAATGCATCCACCGCGGGGAAATACCGGGAGTTCGGACGTAAATAATTATAATTCCCTAAGAGATAAATTTGCGGCCACCATCCGCCCCGGGCTGCTGTCAAACCGAATTCTCCGGCTTTCACACGCGCATTCATTCCCAGAACATCCGGACGTTTTACAAATGCCACATCAATCAATGAATCAACAGCATCCCAAGATCTAGTAATGATTTGAATTGTTGAAGCCAGCGTGATTTCTGTTGGCAATGGAAGACCCAGCGTATTATTTAATACGTACATTGCTAGTTTTACTCCATTAACAGCATCTATCTGGCGGACCTGGGCATCCGAGAGTTGCACTTGCACTTTCATCAAATCATTCGTCGTCAGCATCCCCTGCTTCATGAGATTCTCTGCATCCCTGGCATGAGACTTAATTTGATTTACATTCTCATCGACAAACTTTTTGAATTCATTTGCTCGGAACAAGTTCCAATATGCCGTCTTGATGTTGTATAAAATTTCTGCCTGATCTCTTTTAAAGTCTTCTTTTGTTGCTTGCGAAAGATACTCCGCCGCATTTGATGCACCGGATATTTTGCCGCCCGTAAATAACGGCTGCTGCACTGTGGCTCTGAGAGTATAGTTGTTCACAATCGTCGGCGATAAGACCGAGTTGACATCCTGCGGCGGCAATGACGGCCCGCCCGGAATTGTACCGAACAATCCTTTTGGTATCGATAATGTACCGGCAGGTACATCACTGAGCCGCGTGTATGCACCTGTGAATTTCAATGACGGTAATCCCAGCGTATTCACTTCGCTTGCACGTGCATCCGCTGCATCAACTTTGAACTTCGATGTCCGAAGGGCCTTGCTATTCTCCATTCCAATTTGAAGCGCTTGTTCAATTGTTAATGATAATTTCTGCTGCGCAAAAGCCGGAAGCACAACGAGCAGCAGCAGCATGAATTGTTTTGTTAATCGTTTTATCATCGTTTCCTCATATTTAAAATAGACCGTACCCTCAATTTATCTTTGTTTCAATGCTGCAAATTCCGTGCGCCCGCGGTCAGTAAAAATCGATTCGAGGAGCAATGCATTGGATACTTCTAGAGTGTGCGTCAAATCAATATTCCTTCGCAATTTCCACACTTCCCCTTCACTGTCATTCCGCAGCATCAATGTTGTTGCACTCGACCAAAGAATAATAGTAACCTCAACAGGATTTAAATCGGAACGGATCGAGCCTTCTTCCATTCCTTGTTTTAAAACTCCGATCACCGAATCCCACAACCTTGCACTTTGTGTATCGCAGGTTTGTTTTAACTCATCCGAGACCTGTTTATGAAATTGCGGCGTCTGGAAGAAATGAAACATCCTGAAAAAACTGCGGTTCGCATTAAAGAAATCATTATACACTTCGACAAACATTGCTACTTTTTTAACGACAGAATAATCAGTTGCAACAATACGCTCATACTTTTCATAAAGCGATTCCATACCGCGCATCATTACTGTGAGATATAAATCTTCCTTACTTTTATAATAGATATAAAGAGTCCCCTTGCTAAGTTCGGCCGATTCGGCAATTTCGTCCATGGTTGCCATAACAAGCCCTTTTTCAAAGAAAACCTTTTGAGCAGCATCGAGTATTTCCTCTTTTCTGTGCTCTTTTTCGCGTTCCTTACGTTCTGGTATACCCATTTTATAACCTTATAATTATTGACTGTTAGTCATTTATTACGATATAGTATAATAAAAGTTACACTCTCAGTCAATTTTTTATCATTAAGATTTTATAATGAATTCGAATTGGTGTTCGGTCTTCAAATGAAAATCTATTTATATAATACTATACGAATGGCAAAGAGTTGCAGAAATTTCGGCGAATAGATAGATAGAATAGGTAAATAACGGTTTTACTTCTATAGAAAATTGATCCAAACGAGGTAATAATTCAGAAAGAAAAAAGAAGGAGCAAAAAATTTTCGCGCCTTCTTAACGATTCATTTAAAAAACATTAGTGATACTTCTTCTGCAAATAATTATGAATTTCATTTGCAGCTATTTTTCCATCGCGCATTGCTAGGATCACAGTTGCCCCTCCGCGGGAAAGATCACCTCCAGCGAAAATTCCTTCCCTGCTTGTTCTTTGTAATTCATCCGCGATCACAACTCCTTTACGCCCTGTTTGTAAACCCG
The nucleotide sequence above comes from Ignavibacteriales bacterium. Encoded proteins:
- a CDS encoding TetR/AcrR family transcriptional regulator translates to MGIPERKEREKEHRKEEILDAAQKVFFEKGLVMATMDEIAESAELSKGTLYIYYKSKEDLYLTVMMRGMESLYEKYERIVATDYSVVKKVAMFVEVYNDFFNANRSFFRMFHFFQTPQFHKQVSDELKQTCDTQSARLWDSVIGVLKQGMEEGSIRSDLNPVEVTIILWSSATTLMLRNDSEGEVWKLRRNIDLTHTLEVSNALLLESIFTDRGRTEFAALKQR
- a CDS encoding efflux RND transporter periplasmic adaptor subunit → MNTTIKYFLLGITLIALVFGIYSCNKARSDSQNSAVKTISTSYSVSVITAAKKDMTDSFSQVGTIVAYNDVAVVSETSGRVVKIDAEVGDYKKAGAVLVEVDSELKEAAYKAANVSYEKAKKDLERYEALYKEGSISDSQIEQARWSYQSAEAQYIVARRQFTDTKITTPISGIVTARYVNIGSMVMGAPQATLVANVVDISRLKVKVSVAEKDVIRLKVGEKVEVTTDVFPNSVFTGSIFSISSKGDEGHTYPVEVVLNNSKQQIKAGMFGRVRFTPKISGAAIVIPRESIVGSVKNAALYVIKNNVANLRSVVTGKELGTDIEVLSGLQEGEQIVVNGQNNLSDNAPVIVRK
- a CDS encoding TolC family protein, which codes for MIKRLTKQFMLLLLVVLPAFAQQKLSLTIEQALQIGMENSKALRTSKFKVDAADARASEVNTLGLPSLKFTGAYTRLSDVPAGTLSIPKGLFGTIPGGPSLPPQDVNSVLSPTIVNNYTLRATVQQPLFTGGKISGASNAAEYLSQATKEDFKRDQAEILYNIKTAYWNLFRANEFKKFVDENVNQIKSHARDAENLMKQGMLTTNDLMKVQVQLSDAQVRQIDAVNGVKLAMYVLNNTLGLPLPTEITLASTIQIITRSWDAVDSLIDVAFVKRPDVLGMNARVKAGEFGLTAARGGWWPQIYLLGNYNYLRPNSRYFPAVDAFKETWDVTLSVSFDIWNWWQTGYQSNQAQAQLAQAQEGLSMIRDGVMLEVMQSYLGVNQSKERKAVSELGVKQAEENYRIMNDKYKKGLTPNSELLDAEVALLQSKLNLTQSLVDYELSMARLSKSIGE
- a CDS encoding efflux RND transporter permease subunit, which codes for MTITELSIKRPTLVVVVFTVIAVLGLFSYFQLKYELLPKMSIPVVVVQTIYPGASPYEVENNVSKIIEDAVSGIDKIDAVSSRSFESMSLVIIEFKQDADIDNVVQDASRKVNAILAKLPTDAKAPVVSKIAFDEIPVLRMGVTSQMDSREFFQFLTDRVQPRISKIAGVAQVSLTGGEEREIKVNMDAQKVRAYGMSILQIVQAVRSANMDFPTGKIKDEDAQFVVRIAGKFKTIEDLRDLVVGRSRQGGDIRLRDVAEVQDGIKEYEQMNRVNGLTSVGIQVVKQSDANAVSVSKLVREELQKIQAEYKEQGIIFDIAQDTSTFTLDSANAVKKDLMLAIMMVAIVMLLFLHSIRNSLIVLVAIPSSLIATFVIMYALNFSMNLMTLLGLSLVIGILVDDSIVVLENIYHHIEKGEESRTAAIRGRNEIGLAALSITMVDVVVFLPLSLVSGIVGQIMRQYALVVVGATLMSLFVSFTITPTLASRFAKLERLTDRTLLGRFALAFERFYHRFSDVYQKMLKWSLVNKAKVALGATGVFILALLIPAFGLIGNEFMPQSDRGEFGVSVELMPGSSVEQTNQTALQIERILSQMPEIKKVFTGVGAQESGALTLSSNNLVQFNVALIPKENRKKTTSQVGEEIKTKVREIPGTKVYVNPIGIFGSSDQAAIQIGISGTDNKLIMQAAAQVKQILNSVEGTTDVRLSSESGKPEMQVEIDRAKLAQLGLSVADVGTTLRVALTGDNDSKFRDGTNEYDIRIQFDKYNRSQTESIGSITFMNNRGQLIELKQFANVFMSSGPTKLERRDRIGVVYVSGQTLGRPTGTIMQDFKNKIAGVQLPTGISLSYLGMEKMRGDSFIDLFLAMLIGILFVYLIMVALYDSYVYPFVVLFAIPLAMVGAMVALAVSGKSLSIFTILGIIMLIGLVTKNAILLVDRTNQTRLEQGLSVYDALLEAAKSRLRPILMTTFTMIFGMMPIALSTASGSEWKSGLAWAIIGGLTSSLFLTLIVVPVVYMKVDEWKEKIPGFFKKPSSLFDKRKRRTVVTSDGEIEYADVK